In Corynebacterium nuruki S6-4, the following proteins share a genomic window:
- the lepB gene encoding signal peptidase I yields the protein MTHASSPTPESAGRPYGRHASPGEGHGQDAPAPRRPTSEREKVAARRRAEEEKRRGRKTYPWWVEFPIILVAALVLLALINSFVGRLYQIPSESMEPTLHGCEGCTGDRIFVNKISYDFGRHPEPGDVVVFVGPDSWNDRYVSQRSDNGVKRGVQNGLSYIGIVAPDENTLVKRVIATGGQTVSCQAGDPGIMVDGKEVDSSYIQDPATYPVDAATGSDACGGAYFGPVTVPDGNLWMMGDNRTNSGDSRYHLGDELQGTVPESNVVGKVEAKVWPLGRIGGVGAPDIQK from the coding sequence GTGACCCACGCCAGCTCCCCGACCCCAGAATCCGCCGGACGCCCCTACGGGCGCCACGCGTCACCGGGGGAGGGCCACGGGCAGGACGCCCCGGCACCGCGGCGTCCGACCAGTGAACGCGAGAAGGTCGCCGCCCGGCGCCGTGCCGAAGAAGAGAAGCGCCGCGGGCGCAAAACCTACCCCTGGTGGGTCGAGTTCCCCATCATCCTCGTCGCCGCCCTGGTGCTGCTCGCGCTGATCAACTCCTTCGTCGGGCGGCTGTACCAGATCCCCTCGGAGTCCATGGAACCCACACTGCACGGCTGTGAGGGCTGCACGGGTGACCGGATCTTCGTCAACAAGATCTCCTACGATTTCGGACGCCACCCCGAACCCGGGGACGTGGTCGTGTTCGTCGGCCCGGACTCGTGGAACGACAGGTACGTCTCGCAGCGCTCCGACAACGGGGTGAAGCGTGGCGTGCAGAACGGGCTGTCCTATATCGGCATCGTCGCCCCTGACGAGAACACCCTGGTCAAGCGGGTCATCGCCACCGGTGGGCAGACGGTGAGCTGCCAGGCGGGCGATCCCGGGATCATGGTCGACGGCAAGGAAGTCGACAGTTCCTACATCCAGGATCCGGCGACGTACCCGGTCGACGCCGCGACCGGCTCGGACGCCTGCGGCGGGGCCTATTTCGGCCCGGTGACCGTCCCCGACGGCAACCTGTGGATGATGGGCGACAACCGGACGAACTCCGGGGACTCGCGCTACCACCTCGGCGATGAACTGCAGGGCACCGTCCCGGAATCCAACGTCGTCGGCAAGGTCGAGGCCAAGGTCTGGCCGCTGGGCAGGATCGGGGGCGTCGGTGCCCCCGACATCCAGAAGTGA
- a CDS encoding YraN family protein: MDTTDHTRNLRQVGAAGEDTAAGYLTDRGYTLLDRNFFTRRGEIDIVARPPGDPADPTVGDEIVFVEVKWRTGGRYGTGAEAVTAAKLAAMRYASREWLRRHPDHRAEFIRFDVLDITAGEITHYEGIGS; the protein is encoded by the coding sequence ATGGACACCACAGACCACACCCGGAATCTCCGTCAGGTCGGTGCGGCGGGGGAGGACACGGCCGCCGGCTACCTGACGGACCGTGGCTACACCCTGCTCGACCGCAACTTCTTCACCCGCCGCGGCGAGATCGACATCGTCGCCCGTCCACCGGGCGACCCCGCCGATCCCACGGTCGGCGACGAGATCGTCTTCGTCGAGGTCAAATGGCGCACCGGCGGACGCTACGGCACCGGGGCGGAGGCGGTCACCGCGGCGAAACTCGCCGCCATGCGGTACGCCTCCCGGGAATGGTTGCGCCGCCACCCCGACCACCGGGCGGAATTCATCCGCTTCGACGTGCTCGACATCACCGCCGGCGAGATCACCCACTATGAGGGGATCGGATCATGA
- a CDS encoding murein hydrolase activator EnvC family protein, protein MTTTLLRRPCRPCRFRRRPRLTAGLLAAALVVTLPPPDAAPADAPPGVTATHRRPVPGSVLVPADIPEKNWLPGHRGVDLTAAPGAAVHASAAGTVRFAGTVAGTPVVSIDHGTGLRTTYEPVLTTVHRGDHVSRGQVIGHLADAATLPETARRTPGLSWGAVIGEDADGHYIDPMTLLGPVQVRLWA, encoded by the coding sequence ATGACCACCACTCTGCTCCGCCGGCCCTGCCGTCCCTGCCGGTTCCGCCGCCGCCCCCGCCTGACCGCCGGTCTGCTCGCCGCCGCCCTGGTCGTCACCCTTCCCCCACCGGACGCCGCACCCGCCGACGCTCCGCCGGGTGTCACGGCGACGCACCGCCGCCCCGTCCCCGGCAGCGTCCTGGTCCCCGCCGATATTCCGGAGAAGAACTGGCTGCCCGGCCACCGCGGAGTCGACCTCACCGCCGCCCCCGGCGCCGCGGTGCACGCCAGTGCCGCGGGCACCGTCCGGTTCGCCGGCACCGTCGCCGGGACACCGGTGGTCTCCATCGACCACGGCACCGGACTGCGCACCACCTACGAACCGGTCCTCACCACGGTCCACCGCGGCGACCACGTCAGCCGTGGCCAGGTCATCGGTCATCTGGCGGACGCCGCCACCCTGCCGGAGACCGCCCGGCGCACCCCGGGACTGTCCTGGGGTGCGGTCATCGGTGAGGACGCCGACGGGCACTACATCGACCCGATGACGCTGCTCGGCCCGGTGCAGGTCCGGCTCTGGGCCTGA
- a CDS encoding YifB family Mg chelatase-like AAA ATPase gives MCLVGVDGVPVTVECDISRGLPGMSIGGLGDTAVNQARDRVRSAMINSGLAWPKSRVVMSLSPAALPKSGSGFDLPMVLAVLSAQGMVADGAPGADPTATVVIGELGLTGEVRPVPGVLPMLLAARGAGAVRAAVPAGNAAEAARVDGMDITGLDHLDQLLPWVHEELDAPVADLVGAEGDQVAATPSRVPDLSEVSGQSAARRALEVAAAGGHHLWLTGPPGSGKSMLAERLPGILPPLTDTERTETAAVHSVAAEQGNLPAVWSGRRPFVAPHPSLTLPALTGGGAGRVRPGAASLAHHGVLFLDEAPEIRREVLEGLRTPMENGRIALSRARGTVVLPARFQLVLASNPCPCGAPEPADCRCRGGVRDRYLQRISGPVRDRLDLTARTTTDRSAVLDTGGGVEDSATVRDRVLSARDRGRHRWQAVNALVDGPALRRDHPAQDAAMLLLQEHLRAGGLTHRGVDRSLRVAWTLADLAGVGQPGIGEVMDAVELFTAEIDGGRS, from the coding sequence ATGTGCCTGGTCGGGGTCGACGGTGTGCCGGTCACCGTGGAATGCGACATCAGCCGTGGTCTGCCCGGGATGAGCATCGGCGGACTCGGCGACACGGCCGTCAACCAGGCCCGCGACCGGGTCCGGTCCGCGATGATCAACAGTGGTCTGGCCTGGCCGAAGAGCCGCGTGGTGATGAGCCTGTCCCCGGCGGCCCTGCCGAAGTCCGGGTCAGGATTCGACCTGCCGATGGTGCTCGCCGTCCTCAGCGCGCAGGGCATGGTGGCCGACGGTGCCCCCGGAGCCGACCCGACGGCCACCGTCGTCATCGGCGAACTGGGACTGACCGGGGAGGTCCGGCCGGTCCCCGGCGTGCTGCCGATGCTGCTCGCCGCCCGCGGCGCCGGTGCTGTGCGGGCCGCCGTCCCGGCGGGGAACGCTGCCGAGGCGGCCCGGGTCGACGGCATGGACATCACCGGGCTCGACCACCTCGACCAGCTGCTGCCCTGGGTCCACGAGGAACTCGATGCACCGGTGGCGGACCTCGTCGGAGCGGAGGGAGACCAGGTCGCGGCCACCCCGTCGCGGGTTCCCGATCTCAGTGAGGTCTCCGGGCAGTCCGCGGCACGCCGGGCCCTCGAAGTCGCCGCCGCCGGCGGCCACCACCTGTGGCTCACCGGCCCACCCGGCTCCGGCAAATCGATGCTCGCCGAACGGCTGCCCGGCATTCTGCCGCCGCTGACGGACACCGAGCGGACCGAGACCGCGGCCGTGCACTCTGTCGCCGCGGAGCAGGGCAATCTGCCGGCGGTGTGGAGCGGTCGGCGACCTTTCGTCGCCCCCCATCCCTCACTGACCCTGCCCGCCCTCACCGGCGGGGGTGCCGGCCGGGTCCGGCCGGGGGCGGCGAGCCTGGCACACCACGGGGTGCTGTTCCTCGATGAGGCCCCCGAAATCCGTCGGGAGGTTCTCGAGGGGCTGCGCACCCCGATGGAGAACGGCCGTATCGCCCTGTCCCGGGCCCGCGGCACGGTGGTGCTGCCCGCCCGGTTCCAGCTGGTGCTGGCGTCCAACCCGTGCCCGTGCGGGGCGCCGGAACCCGCCGACTGCCGGTGCCGGGGCGGGGTCCGGGACCGCTACCTGCAGCGGATCTCCGGCCCGGTGCGTGACCGCCTCGATCTCACCGCCCGCACCACCACGGACCGCTCGGCGGTGCTGGACACCGGCGGTGGCGTCGAGGACTCGGCGACGGTGCGCGACCGGGTCCTCTCCGCCAGAGACCGTGGCCGGCACCGGTGGCAGGCGGTCAACGCCCTCGTCGACGGTCCGGCACTGCGGCGGGACCATCCCGCGCAGGACGCCGCCATGCTGCTGCTCCAGGAGCACCTGCGCGCCGGCGGCCTGACGCACCGGGGCGTGGACCGGTCCCTGCGGGTGGCCTGGACCCTCGCCGACCTCGCCGGGGTGGGGCAGCCGGGGATCGGTGAGGTGATGGATGCGGTGGAACTGTTCACCGCCGAGATCGACGGCGGACGGTCATGA
- a CDS encoding tyrosine recombinase XerC, with protein MSTGSVTEVAQAVDGYLEYLELVKGRSTNTVKAYGADLRTAFEDVPTLDRFTLDHCRDVLDWALQAGESRASVARMVSSLRGFGSWLSHTGALPANPAAGLQAPRTHRPLPRVLDNDEAASVLETARTLAGVPDDTGRPDPVAVRDWAMLELLYASGIRVSELTGADVGDLGDHQLRVHGKGGKTRVVPFGHRADEALGAWCGERPRLLPDRSGAEAAQSALFLGTRGGRIDPRQVRRVVHRATGGEDGEAAGIAPHGLRHSAATAVLEGGADLRVVQELLGHSSMATTQIYTHVGTERLRAAYRQAHPRSGSQD; from the coding sequence ATGAGCACCGGATCAGTCACCGAGGTGGCGCAGGCCGTCGACGGGTACCTCGAGTACCTGGAGCTGGTGAAGGGCCGGTCGACGAACACGGTGAAGGCCTACGGCGCCGACCTGCGCACCGCGTTCGAGGATGTGCCCACCCTCGACCGGTTCACCCTCGACCACTGCCGTGACGTGCTCGACTGGGCACTGCAGGCCGGCGAGTCCCGGGCCTCGGTCGCCCGGATGGTCTCCAGCCTCCGGGGTTTCGGGTCCTGGCTGAGCCACACCGGTGCCCTGCCGGCCAATCCGGCCGCCGGACTGCAGGCACCGCGTACCCACCGCCCGTTGCCGCGGGTGCTCGACAACGATGAGGCGGCCTCGGTCCTGGAGACGGCACGCACACTCGCCGGGGTTCCCGACGACACCGGACGCCCCGATCCGGTCGCGGTCCGCGACTGGGCCATGCTGGAGCTGCTGTACGCCAGCGGGATCCGGGTCTCCGAACTCACCGGCGCCGATGTCGGGGATCTCGGTGACCACCAGCTGCGGGTGCACGGCAAGGGCGGCAAGACCCGGGTCGTGCCGTTCGGGCACCGGGCCGATGAGGCTCTCGGTGCCTGGTGCGGGGAGCGCCCCCGCCTGCTGCCCGACCGGTCCGGGGCCGAGGCGGCGCAGTCCGCCCTCTTCCTCGGTACCCGGGGCGGCCGGATCGATCCGCGGCAGGTCCGGCGCGTGGTGCACCGGGCGACCGGTGGTGAGGACGGGGAAGCGGCCGGTATCGCCCCGCACGGGCTGCGGCATTCGGCGGCGACCGCGGTTCTGGAGGGCGGGGCGGACCTGCGGGTGGTCCAGGAGCTGTTGGGTCACTCGTCGATGGCGACGACGCAGATCTACACCCATGTCGGCACCGAGCGGCTGCGAGCGGCCTACCGGCAGGCCCATCCCCGGTCAGGGTCCCAGGACTGA
- a CDS encoding Tex family protein has translation MTTVTSPGTITATTTAAITATIARELGVGEQQVAATVRLLDEGNTVPFIARYRKEITGGLDDSQLRTLDTRLTYLRELEDRRATVLAAIEEQGKLTDDLRGQILACTTKARLEDLYLPFKSTRRTKATIAREAGLEPLVEALLGDCATDPADLASGYVTEGFADAKSVLTGARAIVLDEIATDADLVGEVRERFFGTGTMAAGVVEGRENSPEAQKYRDYFEFSEPFTDLPSHRILALLRGEHEGVLQLNLDPGDDTVYQGMIADARGLAPRGDAADKFRAECVRYGWRTKLQISSGVDVRMRLKEKADAQAVEVFARNLHDLLLAAPAGQRATLGLDPGYAHGVKCAVVDSTGKVLDTAVVYPHQPRNRWSESSDVLARLCARYNVELMAVGNGTASRETEKLAREISDTVSTATGTRPTPVVVSEAGASVYSASELAAEEFPDMDVALRGAVSIARRLQDPLAELVKIDPKSIGVGQYQHDVNQVMLAGGLDDVVEDAVNSVGVDVNTASAPLLRRVAGISATVAENIVRYREEHGAFASRRQLGDVPRLGPKAFEQCAGFLRIRGGSDPLDASAVHPEAYPLVRRITDRTGVDVAELIGNTRVLSTVKPADLADATFGVPTVTDVLAELEKPGRDPRPEFRTAALAEGIEKVSDLTPGMVLEGTVTNVAAFGAFVDVGVHQDGLVHVSAMSDKFVEDPHDVVRSGQVVRVKVMEVDVERQRIGLSLRLTDEPGQERPKKGSGGGRGPRGERGERGGRRGGQGNRGGRSGGRQGGQQGGTQGGKAGGSMADALRAAGFGH, from the coding sequence ATGACGACAGTGACATCCCCAGGGACAATCACAGCGACAACCACAGCGGCCATCACGGCGACGATCGCCCGTGAACTCGGTGTCGGCGAGCAGCAGGTCGCCGCGACCGTCCGCCTGCTCGACGAAGGCAACACCGTGCCGTTCATCGCCCGCTACCGCAAGGAGATCACCGGCGGGCTCGACGACAGTCAGCTGCGCACCCTCGACACCCGCCTGACCTACCTGCGCGAACTCGAGGACCGGCGCGCCACCGTGCTCGCCGCGATCGAGGAGCAGGGCAAACTCACCGACGACCTCCGGGGCCAGATCCTCGCCTGCACGACGAAGGCCCGTCTCGAGGACCTCTACCTGCCCTTCAAGTCCACCCGTCGGACGAAGGCGACGATCGCCCGCGAAGCCGGTCTGGAACCGCTCGTCGAGGCACTCCTCGGCGACTGCGCCACCGACCCCGCCGACCTGGCGTCCGGCTACGTCACCGAGGGGTTCGCCGATGCGAAGTCGGTGCTGACCGGGGCGCGAGCCATCGTGCTCGACGAGATCGCGACGGACGCCGACCTCGTCGGCGAGGTCCGTGAACGGTTCTTCGGTACCGGCACCATGGCCGCCGGTGTGGTCGAGGGCAGGGAGAACAGTCCCGAGGCACAGAAGTACCGCGACTACTTCGAGTTCTCCGAACCCTTCACCGACCTGCCCTCCCACCGCATCCTCGCACTGCTGCGCGGGGAGCATGAAGGGGTGCTGCAGCTCAACCTCGACCCGGGTGACGACACGGTCTACCAGGGCATGATCGCCGACGCCCGGGGCCTGGCCCCGCGCGGGGACGCCGCCGACAAGTTCCGTGCCGAGTGCGTCCGCTACGGCTGGCGCACCAAACTGCAGATCTCCTCCGGCGTCGATGTCCGGATGCGGCTCAAGGAGAAGGCGGACGCCCAGGCCGTCGAGGTCTTCGCCCGCAACCTCCATGACCTGCTGCTCGCCGCCCCCGCCGGCCAGCGCGCCACCCTCGGACTCGATCCCGGGTACGCCCACGGCGTGAAGTGCGCCGTCGTCGACTCGACCGGCAAGGTCCTCGATACGGCGGTGGTCTACCCGCACCAGCCGCGCAACCGCTGGTCGGAGAGTTCCGACGTCCTCGCCCGGCTCTGCGCCCGCTACAACGTCGAGCTCATGGCCGTCGGCAACGGGACGGCGTCCCGGGAGACCGAGAAACTCGCCCGGGAGATCTCCGACACCGTCTCCACGGCCACCGGCACCCGGCCCACGCCCGTCGTCGTCTCGGAGGCCGGCGCCTCGGTCTACTCCGCCTCCGAACTGGCGGCCGAGGAGTTCCCGGACATGGATGTCGCACTGCGTGGTGCGGTCTCCATCGCCCGTCGGCTCCAGGACCCGCTCGCCGAACTGGTGAAGATCGACCCGAAGTCCATCGGCGTCGGCCAGTACCAGCACGACGTCAACCAGGTCATGCTCGCCGGGGGACTCGACGATGTCGTGGAGGACGCCGTCAACTCCGTGGGCGTGGACGTGAACACGGCCTCGGCGCCGTTGCTGCGCCGGGTCGCCGGCATCTCCGCGACCGTCGCCGAGAACATCGTGCGCTACCGGGAGGAGCACGGTGCCTTCGCCTCCCGTCGCCAGCTCGGAGACGTCCCGCGGCTCGGCCCCAAGGCCTTCGAGCAGTGCGCCGGGTTCCTGCGCATCCGCGGCGGCTCCGATCCGTTGGACGCCTCGGCGGTGCACCCTGAGGCATATCCGCTGGTCCGGCGCATCACCGACCGGACCGGAGTGGATGTCGCCGAGCTCATCGGCAACACGCGGGTGCTGTCGACGGTGAAGCCGGCCGATCTGGCGGACGCCACATTCGGCGTCCCGACCGTGACCGACGTGCTCGCCGAGCTGGAGAAGCCGGGCCGGGATCCGCGGCCGGAGTTCCGGACCGCGGCGCTGGCCGAGGGGATCGAGAAGGTCTCCGACCTGACGCCCGGCATGGTACTGGAGGGCACGGTCACCAACGTGGCTGCGTTCGGCGCCTTCGTCGACGTGGGCGTCCACCAGGACGGTCTGGTGCACGTCTCGGCGATGTCCGACAAGTTCGTCGAGGATCCGCACGACGTGGTCCGCTCCGGGCAGGTCGTCCGGGTCAAGGTCATGGAGGTCGACGTGGAACGTCAGCGGATCGGTCTGTCGCTGCGGCTCACCGATGAGCCGGGGCAGGAGCGGCCGAAGAAGGGCTCCGGCGGCGGTCGTGGTCCCCGCGGTGAGCGTGGCGAGCGTGGTGGCCGACGTGGTGGTCAGGGCAACCGTGGCGGTCGCTCCGGTGGCCGGCAGGGCGGCCAGCAGGGTGGCACGCAGGGCGGCAAGGCCGGTGGTTCGATGGCGGACGCCCTGCGCGCCGCCGGTTTCGGCCACTGA
- a CDS encoding ribonuclease HII, with amino-acid sequence MEWAVHKAGLGPVAGVDEAGRGACCGPVTVAACILPPGPLPELDGLTDSKKLTARRREKYFDLITAAAVDYAVVNVPASYVDRWGIQHANLGGMRRAVARLGVRPGYVLTDAMKVNGLTRPHLPVVKGDLICRCISAASVLAKVTRDRLMVELDAVYPGYGLASHKGYGTSSHMDSVSLLGGTPEHRYTYSNVAAAHARWLQAAQQAQQKG; translated from the coding sequence CTGGAGTGGGCGGTGCACAAGGCAGGGCTGGGTCCGGTCGCCGGAGTCGACGAGGCGGGCCGGGGCGCCTGCTGCGGCCCGGTGACCGTGGCCGCCTGCATCCTGCCGCCCGGCCCGCTGCCGGAACTCGACGGTCTCACGGACTCGAAGAAGCTCACCGCGCGCCGACGGGAGAAGTACTTCGACCTCATCACCGCGGCGGCGGTGGACTATGCGGTGGTGAACGTGCCGGCGTCCTACGTCGACCGGTGGGGGATCCAGCACGCCAACCTCGGCGGTATGCGCCGGGCGGTGGCCCGGCTCGGGGTACGCCCCGGCTATGTGCTCACCGACGCGATGAAGGTCAACGGCTTGACCCGGCCGCATCTTCCCGTGGTCAAGGGCGATCTGATCTGCCGGTGCATCTCGGCGGCGAGCGTGCTGGCCAAGGTGACCCGGGACCGGTTGATGGTGGAACTGGACGCCGTGTACCCGGGCTACGGTCTGGCATCGCACAAGGGGTACGGCACCTCCTCCCACATGGACTCGGTGAGTCTGCTCGGCGGTACTCCGGAGCACCGCTACACTTACTCCAACGTGGCCGCCGCACACGCGCGGTGGCTCCAGGCAGCACAGCAGGCACAGCAGAAGGGGTGA
- a CDS encoding DUF2469 domain-containing protein, whose translation MSAEDLEDYESNVELSMYREYRDVVSQFSYVVETERRFYLANAVELIPRNSGGEVYYEVRMSDAWVWDMYRPARFVRYVRVITYKDVNIEELDKPDIRVPE comes from the coding sequence GTGAGCGCGGAGGATCTTGAGGACTACGAGTCCAATGTCGAGCTGTCGATGTACCGCGAGTACCGCGATGTCGTCAGCCAGTTCAGCTATGTCGTGGAGACCGAGCGCAGGTTCTATCTCGCCAACGCCGTCGAGCTGATCCCGCGCAACTCCGGGGGCGAGGTCTACTACGAGGTCCGGATGTCGGACGCCTGGGTGTGGGACATGTACCGTCCCGCCCGCTTCGTCCGCTACGTGCGGGTGATCACCTACAAGGACGTCAACATCGAGGAGCTCGACAAGCCCGACATCCGGGTCCCCGAGTGA
- the rpsB gene encoding 30S ribosomal protein S2: protein MAVVTMRELLDAGVHFGHQTRRWNPKMRRFIFTDRNGIYIIDLQQTLTFIDEAYEFVKETVAHGGNILYVGTKKQAQEAIANEAQRVGMPYVNHRWLGGMLTNFQTVAKRLHRLKELQAMDAAEDGYAGRTKKEVLMLTRERNKLERVLGGIADMSKVPSALWIVDTNKEHIAVSEAKKLNIPVVAILDTNCDPDVVDYPIPGNDDAIRATTLLTSIISSAVEAGRTARAERQAAAAKETAGDAEVAEIVTEAEQENAANAAEIASEEVAAEEKPAEDKSGEQTPAAE from the coding sequence ATGGCTGTTGTCACCATGCGAGAACTGCTGGACGCCGGAGTTCACTTCGGCCACCAGACCCGTCGTTGGAACCCGAAGATGCGTCGTTTCATCTTCACCGACCGCAACGGCATCTACATCATCGACCTGCAGCAGACGCTGACCTTCATCGATGAGGCCTACGAGTTCGTCAAGGAGACCGTCGCCCACGGCGGCAACATCCTGTACGTCGGCACCAAGAAGCAGGCCCAGGAGGCCATCGCCAACGAGGCACAGCGCGTGGGCATGCCCTACGTCAACCACCGTTGGCTCGGCGGCATGCTCACCAACTTCCAGACGGTCGCCAAGCGTCTGCACCGCCTCAAGGAGCTCCAGGCCATGGATGCTGCCGAGGACGGCTACGCCGGCCGCACCAAGAAGGAGGTGCTGATGCTGACCCGCGAGCGCAACAAGCTCGAGCGCGTCCTGGGCGGCATCGCCGACATGTCCAAGGTGCCCTCCGCACTCTGGATCGTCGACACCAACAAGGAGCACATCGCCGTCTCCGAGGCGAAGAAGCTCAACATCCCGGTCGTCGCCATCCTCGACACCAACTGTGACCCGGACGTCGTCGACTACCCGATCCCGGGCAACGACGACGCCATCCGCGCCACCACCCTGCTGACCTCGATCATCTCCTCCGCCGTCGAGGCCGGTCGCACCGCCCGCGCCGAGCGCCAGGCCGCCGCCGCCAAGGAGACCGCCGGGGACGCCGAGGTCGCCGAGATCGTGACCGAAGCCGAGCAGGAGAACGCCGCGAACGCCGCGGAGATCGCCTCGGAGGAGGTCGCCGCCGAGGAGAAGCCCGCCGAGGACAAGTCCGGCGAGCAGACCCCCGCCGCCGAGTAA
- the dprA gene encoding DNA-processing protein DprA — MTGTGRGVGGTGRDDGQQTAWDTRRTAWAYLRRVVEASRGDVVRLLWPDGDVTAPADVERVAGMIRAADPTLPARLAAATGPRTGADPATDREWAERHGWRLITPDDPEWPTTRLAEAFRDFPDLAGGGDVADDGVRGRAARPFALWATGPADLGRAVERSVAMVGTRSATSYGTRITRTMAGDLAAAGHTVVSGGAVGIDTAAHRGALAVQGTTVAVAASGPGEIYPRANADLFGRIAGSGLVVTEYPPLLRPARHRFLTRNRLVAALTRGTVLLAAGYRSGAVNTANWADAMLRPVMVLPGPVDSPDYVGCHKRLRDQAGILVTRADDVREILDPVGAVDTDGQLRMEFAATPVQQLTQDQLAVFDACALAGRRADGTGTPDRIVAETGLALRAVVRIIAELEKAGLARREGSRWIKTDR; from the coding sequence ATGACCGGGACAGGCCGGGGCGTCGGGGGCACCGGGCGCGATGACGGACAGCAGACGGCGTGGGACACCCGCCGCACCGCCTGGGCCTACCTGCGCCGGGTGGTGGAGGCCTCCCGCGGCGACGTCGTCCGGCTGCTGTGGCCCGACGGCGATGTGACGGCACCGGCCGATGTCGAGCGGGTCGCCGGCATGATCCGGGCCGCCGATCCGACACTGCCGGCCCGCCTGGCCGCGGCGACCGGGCCACGCACCGGGGCGGACCCGGCGACCGACCGGGAATGGGCGGAGCGGCACGGTTGGCGGCTGATCACCCCCGACGACCCGGAGTGGCCCACCACCCGGCTGGCGGAGGCCTTCCGGGACTTCCCGGACCTCGCCGGCGGCGGCGATGTCGCCGACGACGGGGTGCGGGGCCGGGCCGCACGACCCTTCGCCCTGTGGGCCACCGGACCCGCCGACCTCGGTCGGGCGGTCGAGCGCAGTGTCGCGATGGTCGGCACCCGCTCGGCGACCTCCTACGGCACCCGGATCACCCGCACCATGGCCGGTGACCTCGCCGCAGCCGGGCACACCGTCGTCTCCGGCGGGGCGGTGGGCATCGACACCGCCGCACACCGCGGGGCGCTCGCCGTGCAGGGCACCACGGTCGCGGTGGCGGCGAGCGGACCGGGGGAGATCTACCCGCGGGCGAACGCCGACCTGTTCGGCAGGATCGCCGGGTCCGGGCTGGTGGTCACCGAGTACCCGCCCCTGCTGCGTCCGGCACGGCACCGCTTCCTCACCCGCAACCGACTCGTCGCCGCCCTCACCCGCGGCACCGTCCTGCTCGCCGCCGGCTACCGGTCCGGGGCCGTCAACACCGCCAACTGGGCGGACGCGATGCTGCGGCCCGTCATGGTGCTGCCCGGGCCCGTCGACTCGCCGGACTACGTCGGCTGCCACAAACGGCTGCGCGACCAGGCCGGGATCCTCGTCACCCGCGCCGACGACGTCCGGGAGATCCTCGACCCCGTCGGAGCGGTCGACACCGACGGTCAGCTGCGCATGGAGTTCGCCGCCACCCCGGTCCAACAGCTCACCCAGGACCAGCTGGCGGTCTTCGACGCGTGCGCGCTCGCCGGCCGGCGCGCCGACGGCACCGGCACACCCGACCGCATCGTCGCGGAGACCGGACTGGCACTGCGCGCTGTGGTCCGCATCATCGCCGAGCTGGAGAAGGCGGGTCTGGCGCGCCGGGAGGGGAGCCGCTGGATCAAGACCGACCGGTGA
- the rplS gene encoding 50S ribosomal protein L19 has product MNNILDKVDAAQLRTDIPDFRPGDTLDVHVKVIEGSKSRIQVFRGVVIRRQNSGIRETFTVRKVSFGCGVERTFPVHSPNIDHIDVLTRGKVRRAKLYYLRDLRGKKAKIKEKR; this is encoded by the coding sequence ATGAACAACATCCTCGACAAGGTTGATGCAGCCCAGCTGCGGACCGACATCCCGGACTTCCGCCCCGGCGACACCCTCGACGTGCACGTCAAGGTCATCGAGGGCTCGAAGAGCCGTATCCAGGTGTTCCGTGGCGTCGTCATCCGTCGCCAGAACTCCGGCATCCGCGAGACCTTCACCGTCCGTAAGGTCTCCTTCGGCTGCGGTGTGGAGCGTACCTTCCCGGTCCACTCCCCGAACATCGACCACATCGACGTCCTGACCCGCGGTAAGGTCCGGCGCGCCAAGCTGTACTACCTCCGTGACCTGCGCGGCAAGAAGGCGAAGATCAAGGAGAAGCGCTAA